One genomic region from Pseudoduganella dura encodes:
- a CDS encoding sigma-54-dependent transcriptional regulator: MALSIWMQALGPGAAKAATALRAALGSSGVAVGDGAKAGGAAGFGVVLCGACDGALLQTIQDIGRSAAVLAVDCTPESLPPDAMWALLDAGATDLLAWTSAELCAQQIAARLQRWDALQKLMASNAVRGCLVGGSAPWRALVQGVVEVAAFTQSPVLITGETGTGKDLIAQLIHKLSGAPGELTVLDCTTLSPELAGSELFGHERGAFTGAISARDGAFALADGGILFLDEVGELPLPLQAQLLRVIQEGKYKRVGSNIWQPSRFRLVCATNRDLEADIATGAFRADLYYRIAAWRCRPPPLRERQADILPLVDHFLRQLDPRGQGCQLDGAVRDYLLTRDYKGNVRDLRQTVARIWYRHTGPGPITIGDVPPDERLHHAPAWPDAPFRDAIRHAVDRGMSLARIGQAATDTAIRLALEQEGDNNQRAAQRLGVTDRALQIRRKAARDGEPDSRH; the protein is encoded by the coding sequence ATGGCGTTGTCGATCTGGATGCAGGCACTGGGACCGGGCGCCGCGAAGGCCGCCACGGCACTGCGCGCGGCGCTCGGCAGCAGCGGGGTGGCGGTTGGCGACGGCGCGAAAGCGGGCGGCGCGGCAGGCTTCGGTGTCGTGCTCTGCGGTGCGTGCGATGGCGCGCTGCTGCAGACTATCCAGGACATCGGGCGCAGTGCCGCCGTGCTGGCCGTCGATTGCACGCCCGAGTCCCTGCCGCCGGACGCGATGTGGGCGCTGCTCGACGCCGGCGCCACCGACCTGCTGGCGTGGACGTCGGCCGAACTGTGCGCGCAACAGATCGCGGCCCGCCTGCAACGGTGGGATGCGCTGCAGAAGCTGATGGCTTCGAATGCCGTGCGGGGCTGCCTCGTGGGCGGCAGCGCGCCGTGGCGGGCGCTCGTACAGGGCGTCGTCGAAGTGGCGGCGTTCACGCAGTCTCCCGTGCTGATCACCGGCGAGACGGGGACCGGCAAGGACCTGATCGCCCAGCTGATCCACAAATTGTCGGGTGCGCCCGGCGAATTGACCGTGCTCGATTGCACCACGCTGTCGCCCGAGCTCGCCGGCTCCGAACTGTTCGGCCATGAACGGGGCGCGTTCACCGGCGCCATCAGTGCGCGCGACGGCGCCTTCGCGCTGGCCGACGGCGGCATCCTGTTCCTGGACGAGGTCGGCGAACTGCCGTTGCCGTTGCAGGCGCAGCTGCTGCGCGTGATCCAGGAAGGAAAGTACAAGCGGGTCGGCAGCAACATCTGGCAGCCCAGCAGGTTCAGGCTCGTGTGCGCCACCAACCGCGACCTGGAAGCCGATATCGCCACCGGCGCGTTCCGTGCCGACCTGTACTACCGCATCGCCGCGTGGCGCTGCCGTCCACCGCCGCTGCGCGAACGCCAGGCGGACATCCTGCCGCTGGTCGACCATTTCCTGCGCCAGCTGGACCCGCGGGGCCAGGGATGCCAGCTGGACGGGGCGGTGCGCGACTACCTGCTGACGCGCGACTACAAGGGCAATGTGCGCGACCTGCGCCAGACCGTGGCGCGTATCTGGTACCGGCACACCGGTCCCGGCCCCATCACGATCGGCGACGTGCCGCCGGACGAACGCCTGCACCACGCCCCCGCCTGGCCGGACGCGCCGTTCCGCGACGCCATCCGCCACGCCGTCGACCGCGGAATGTCGCTGGCGCGCATCGGCCAGGCCGCCACCGACACCGCCATCCGGCTCGCGCTCGAGCAGGAAGGCGACAACAACCAGCGCGCCGCCCAGCGGCTGGGCGTGACGGACCGGGCGCTGCAGATCCGGCGCAAGGCGGCAAGGGATGGGGAGCCGGACAGCCGGCACTGA
- a CDS encoding amidohydrolase family protein, with protein sequence MIIDSHCHAGPGDGLTGPWDSDLALARYGRRAAAAGIDRTVLLAAFHSDYARANAAVAELVAAQPERYYGLAFVHAARDRGRIGAMVRTAVERHGFVGIKVHRHDAPISGEICDAARTFGLPVLYDPMGDVHVAELLATQYPDVDFILPHLGSFADEWSSQLALIDHLARHPNIYTDTSGIRRFDLLCEAVRRAGPHKVLFGSDGPWLHPGLELHKVRLLGLNKDDEALITGLNFLRLIGQGG encoded by the coding sequence ATGATCATCGACAGCCACTGCCATGCCGGCCCCGGCGACGGCCTGACGGGGCCGTGGGACAGCGACCTGGCGCTGGCGCGGTACGGGCGCCGTGCCGCGGCGGCCGGCATCGACCGCACGGTGCTGCTGGCCGCGTTCCACTCGGACTACGCGCGCGCCAACGCCGCCGTCGCCGAACTCGTGGCGGCCCAGCCGGAACGGTACTACGGCCTGGCGTTCGTGCACGCGGCCCGCGACCGGGGCCGCATCGGCGCGATGGTGCGCACGGCGGTCGAACGCCATGGCTTCGTCGGCATCAAGGTGCACCGGCACGATGCGCCGATCAGCGGCGAGATCTGCGATGCCGCGCGCACCTTCGGCCTGCCCGTGCTGTACGACCCGATGGGCGACGTGCACGTGGCCGAACTGCTGGCCACGCAATACCCGGACGTCGACTTCATCCTGCCGCACCTGGGCAGCTTCGCCGACGAGTGGTCGTCGCAGCTGGCGCTGATCGACCATCTGGCGCGGCACCCGAACATCTACACGGACACATCCGGCATCCGGCGCTTCGACCTGCTGTGCGAAGCCGTGCGGCGCGCCGGCCCGCACAAGGTGCTGTTCGGCTCGGACGGACCGTGGCTGCACCCGGGGCTGGAACTCCACAAGGTGCGGCTGCTGGGGTTGAACAAGGACGACGAGGCGCTGATCACCGGGCTGAACTTCCTGCGGCTGATCGGGCAGGGCGGCTGA